ataataacagcaatttCTACAGAATGTATacagcagtggtggtgatatttCATTGATTCAAAATGATATTGTAATAAGTACAAACCAATGTCAGtgaatgttattattatagAGAACGACACATTTATGCATGTTAATTGTTATAATTGTTATAATCCAGAATGAATGCAGCGGCCTGTATGAATGCTTTCAGTTCATAAAAATAACCTATATACAATTATCTCTAAATCAGTGGAAGAGTTATAGTGTGCGAGGGCTCAAATAATACAAAACTGAGTTTTCCTTTCccttttaaaataacaaaatacattaTCATTTCAAAAGGTGCCATTCATGCCCCAGttaatatatggaaactaagttacaaaaacagccagggtttaattcattgtttctgtgatgtcacaaaagcacatttacatatagccgcctcttcagcctacagtagttcaGCCCTGCCATTTCACACTGACAAAGGCATGTTTCAGCCCAGATTgctttgaatgaggcacataACTGGGCAGCCGATCAAAACAGAGCTTCTTcacacatatcagtcttaaaattacagtaacaaagcaatcatgtaaaaaaataactctgactgtttttggtaaataaactcatgcaaacattataagtggaccttGGGTGAAAAAATAAGAACCAGGAAAAATGTAGGAGGTAAGCCCTTTAAAGTTTTGTTACCAGTTGCTCTGGTCTGTGTGTAAGGGTGTAAGGATGtgtaacacattcataacctTAGAATTTATTAAGATGTTGTTTATCAAACACAGCTATCAAAGCTGACTTAGTTTACTATCTTAGATTATGCTCAGCCTGattcacatcatttaaaagcctcacatttcttgtttttccattatattccattaaaatgcaataatgtTTAACCCACctccaaaatatgtttttatttttatttactaatatTCATCTTTTACCAAACCCACTACTCATTAAGACAAAATCCTCAGTTTGCTCAGACTAGCCCTGCTGAtacacattttcattcaaaacttTAATATTACAAGCAAAACAACATGTTATTAGTACAGTAGCAGTAAATATTACAACATCCACAGCATTATGGCTTAATATCTACACAGAAAACAATACTAATCTAAACCTTCCACGGGATAAACAGTGCTTCAACAGAACATTCACACCCACAGACTCCAGAGAAGCAATCTGTTATTAATGTCAAAGTGTTTGACTCTATTTCATGGAGATGTTTATCTTTAaaactcatcattaaatttGTCATTAAAAACTCAACTTTCTATTAAACAAATATAGAAGCAACAGAGTTGCACTTTGACAGTGTTTACAATAAATTAAGGGGCAAGGGTATTACTGGGTTAACTGTTCCAGATGCCAGTATTATTCTATAATCACTCAGTTTAAATTACTGACCAGTTTAACACGTTTGTACTGTGTAAAAACTCTAAATGTACTGTAACAAAATTATGTTTACACTTTAAATAAAGTTTTGCTGTGCATTTAATATTTCAGTATATTATTCCCCAAACATAAATGTACACAATCAACTGGAGGAAAGTCTAATTGCTGTGAAgttattttttctgttcttcctCACAGTTCACTGAATACCCATCAAGTAATTCAGTTACATATACTCAATTATTAAAGTCAGTCAGTGCTCAACTCATTTGCATTACTGTTTAACCTCCTGACTGGATGATGTGGTCACCCACTCTACCAGGATCCTGGTCGGCAAACTGCACCCTGTCATGGTCAACTGGGGTACTGTAGCTGATCTCTCAATGCCTCCTACATACACAGAAGCTTCCAGAACTGATTCTAGATCAGTCTCTCCGATAACACATTGAACTGATTCTACATCACTGTCTCTGACTGCATAAGCACAGTGTGCTGATTCTGGATCAGTGTCTCTGTTTGCATTAGCATATTGAACTGATTCTAGATCACTGTCTCTGACTGCATTAGCACAGTGTGCTGATTCTGGATCAGTCTCTCTGTTTGCATTAGCATATTGAACGGATTCTAGATCACTGTCTCTGACTGCATTAGCATAGTGGGCTGATTCTGGATCAGTGTCTCTGACTGCATTAGCACACTGAACTGATTCTAGATCACTGTCTCTGACTGCATTACCATAGTGGACTGATTCTGGATCAGTGTCTCTGACTGCATTAGCACACTGAACTGATTCTAGATCACTGTCTCTGACTGCATTAGCATAGTGGACTGATTCTGGATCAGTGTCTCTGACTGCATTAGCACATTGAATTgattctagaacagtgtctCTGACAGCATTAACACATTGATCTGATTCTGGATCATTGTCTCTGACCGCATTAGCACACTGAACTGATTGTAGATCACTGTCTTTGACTGCATTAGCACAGCAGACTGATTCTGGATCAGTGTCTCTGACTGCATTAGCACACTGAACTGATTCTGGAGGAGTGTCTTTGACTGCATTAGCACAGCAGACTAATTCTGGATCACTGCCTCTGACTGCATTAGCACATTGAATTgattctagaacagtgtctCTGACAGCATTAACACATTGATCTGATTCTGGATCAGTGTCTCTGACTGCATTAGCACAGTCAAGTGATTGTGGATCGGTGTCTCTGCCTGAATTACCACAATGAACTAATTCTATTTTAGCATCTCTGTCTGCATTAGCACAATAAACTGATTTTTGATCACTGTCTGTAACTGTATTAGCACAGTGAACTGACCCTAGATCCATGTTTATGACTGTATTAGCACAACAAACTAATTCTAGATCAGCATTTGTGACTGCATTATCACAGTGAACTAATTCCAGATCAGTGTGTCTGTTTGCATTATCACAGTGAACTAGTTCCAGATCAGTGTCTCTGAGTGCATTAGCACAGTGAGCTgtttttaaatcagtgtttaTCACTGCATTAGCACAGTGAATTGACTCTAGATCAGTGCTTCTGGTTACATAAGTATAGCAAACAGTTTCAAGCTCGTGTTTCCTTGTGGTCACCTGTTGTTCTTCAGCTGCTCTCTCAGTGGTTctgacacacacagaaactTCCAGAACTGATTCCAGATCAGTGTCTCTAACCACATTAGCACAATGAACTGTTTCTAGATCTGTGTCACCTACAGCATTAGCTTGGTGAACTAATTCCAGATCAGTGTCTCTGTCTTCATTAACACAGTGGACTAATTTTAGATCAGTGTCTCTGAAAGCATAAGTACAGTAAGCTGACCCTAGATCAGTGTTTAAGACCGCATTAGCACAGTGATCAGTCTTTAGATCAACATTTCTAATTGCATTAGCAATTTCATTAGCAGAGTGAACTGATTCTAGATCAGTGTATGTCACTACAGTAGTACAGTTGGTTGGATGGTGTGTATCCAGCAGAACAGCTTCTAgatcaggctttctgactgtGCTAGCACAGATAGCAGCACAGTTTGCATCCTCCAGAGCTGAATCTGGATCACCGTTTCTAAATgcattttgacaaaaaaatgcTTGGTTTGGTGCTTGAACTGATTCAAGATCAGTGTTTTTGACCGAGTTAGCATATAGATCTGTGTGGTCTTTATTTTCCAGAACCAATTCCAGATCAGACATTAGCTCCATGTTTTCCTCCTGAAAGTTCAAATTCTCAAGTAACTCCACTGTCTCTTCCCCAAGATTCTGTTCTTTatcttctttctcctccttctcctcctctgaAATAGACAGGGATGATGAAGGAAAAGCGGAAAATTCTGGGCAAGAGTGAATGTGGTGGATACCATTGCCGCTGTGGTGGAATGTTCCGCTGCTGTGGTTAGAGGGTTCATTTCCATAGTGATGAGTGTCAGGGATGCTTTGGCTGATGGCAGTGCAAGTTAAATATGATGAAGGGGACATGCAGAGGTGAGtcctttcattttcagtgaCCTCAGAGATGCCTGGGATGTCCACTGGTGCTGTCGCCCCAGCGTGTGTGTGGGTATCCGAAGAGCTAACAGTGTCCGCTGCTGGAGAAAAATAGAACAAATACAAgcatttaatgtaaatgtattaatataCTTAATGTAATGAAATCAAAATTCTTAATTCCTCATAATCTTCTATAGAAATATAATGGCTTTTGCCCACCCCTTGTATTTTTAGATAAtgtcactgtgcaccagcagacagggaaaaataatattaactgaTAACATAATGTTTCACATCTCCTTCCCGCCACCCCCAGCCAATATCGAGTAAAACGCTCATGTAGCTGAGACACCGTGTTTTGCTTGCCAATGCGTCGTACAAGATTAGACTATGCAGCCCACCTAAAAAAGTCTGTCAATataattttcttcatttttgaaaCCCTCACTTATGCTAGCTGTCAGCTATCTACATAGCAATCTACATGCCCCTCAAAGCTGCACAGAGCTGTGACAATAGGctgatgttttaattttttatttttatttggacAATTATTATATGacattttaattacaaaatttaagctttacataaaatactcttatataattattaaaggTGTAGTACAGtgttaaaaatgagaggtcagctcaactcaaaattaTATAGTAACTGATTTCATGGCTTTTCCTGAGTTAAAGCAACttgagttcacacaactcaaacttaGCTGAATCAaaagttctctttttttgttctgtttctcagttagttaaataaaatgaactcaACTTCCCCACTAGCCAGGACTCTTTCCATCATGCAGTCCTGCTAAGCATTCTTTCCTCTTGGGTAAACACTTATGACTGGCTATGGCATTGCTGGgactcaaactcacacactccTGTTGAGGTGACCGCATAGTCCACTGAACCACTCAGGAATACATGAAGCAATTTAGAATTTGtttctacaaatgtttaatacaccGGAGAAAGTATTTGTTGTTTCCAATTTAAAGCAAGGCATCCTTTCAGCTTACAGCTGTGTAATATTTCATGCCAACATCAGcagattgtgagtttgaatcccagcaataccaTAACCGTCCATATCCGGAAGCCCGTGAGGAAAATATGGCAGATGGGACTGAGGGTAGAAAGGGTCCCTACTAGTGGGGAAACGGAGtcaaagaaaacataaattCAGTTTTGCTTATCTAAGTGAGATGCAAACCTAGAAACTCTAGctgggagaatttttgactcGGTTAAgatgtttgaatttgatgaactCAAGTTGAGTCAGTTACTATACCATTTTAAGTTGAGCAGACTTGTGTATACAATTTCAATCCACTACacattttgttaaattcagtgaataTCTCCTCTGTTAGCTTTCCATTCTGTGTGGGTGTTGGAACTCATACACAGCCCTGGCTCTGTCAATGGGAAACAAAGTGTGTCGCCAAAGAGAAGATCTGAAGAACAAAGATACAAAAATCATTTTCCTGTTTTACCTTAACttgtgcagcagttccattctggtgCCTGAGGCTGAGGCACCTGAATACAGCCTAACTATTGACCCTTTACAGGAAACAGGAAaacttgaacaagaagctgaggcaCTAGAATGCAACTCCTGCCACATTTAAGgtgagaaaattcaaacaaaaatctGGGGAaaaagaaactgacttcagtttTAACGAGAGCTGAAAGGCATAAAAAATGGATGAGGAGGTTGCTCCTGCTTGACAGTTGGGCaaaattaacttatttttgctgtttcacagaaccagTAGGTCAGTACTGTTTTGCcctgtttgctaatgtttgtgataaCAACTGGTTAGCTTCACACCAGCAATTGTAGCGACAGTTTGGTAAAATACAAGTTGCATTATTTGCTGTGTGGTGGTTTGCTCTGATGTTATGTCATGGTATTTGTCCATACATCGTCTCGAAGGGAGCACAAAGATCTAAAAACAAGTTTGCTAGCCCAGCTGAGTTCAAATATCAACAATCATTCTTCAGAACCATATACTGCACCTTTAGTTACATCAttaacaataatgataataaaacagTGGCCCAGAAGTCAGGAACCACAGCtttagacttgcttatgtagttACTGCCACAGGACATACTGTTATCAACTCACTTGTGCTGAGtacgtgagtgtgtgtttgtgatagGTGGAGCTGTTGTTCCACCTCTTCCTCATGGGGTGATTTGATTGGCTGCGAGCCCATAATAAGGTGGAGAGGCACCGCCCCCAAACGCTGCCTCGAGCGAACACATTGCATCACGTCCATGATCCACCGTCGCTCACGCCACACAGCCTCCACACTCtaaacacacagtacacacatacacaaactatTCAGGAAgggaaaacaaacataaaacgtTTTAGAAAATAGTCTGCTATGATGTGTATTAGAGTTGGGAATCATTAGAGGTCCAAAATGACAGTCCAGTGGAATAAGAATGCATTTTAGTATCCTGTTAATCTAACAACTGGCTTCATGCACTTGAAGAAATcataaaaatgcaataataCAATATCAGTACTCTTTTGACTATCAATATATAGCAACACTGTGTAGAAGTATGTGTCTATGTTGCTACCTATAATCTGTATTATAAAACTTGAGCAGGTAAACGTACCTGAGAGAGCTGTGTGATGTGGCTAAGTCTCTCTCTGGACTCTGAAACCTCCTTGCTGTCCAGTGCCTCTCGCAGAGCTTGCTGGGCAAGATATGCGTCCAGCTCCAGCCTCACCCACGCTTGGCAGTACAGCGACAGCAGGTCACGACTGTATGCCCAGAaatgcactgaaaaacaaagaaagcagcATCCTCTTAGTGCCATGGCCTTGGCACCACAGTACTGTTGACACTATAGCCCTGTTAGCGCCATAGCCTTGTTACAGACATTGTCCTAGTATTTCTTTTTGTGGGGCCTAGTTACAAGTTGAGGGGCAGCTTGCAAGCATTACGTCCATCTAACATTGCTATGGGTAATAAAACACTAGCTTTAGAAAATTACCCATCCACtgcaattaaaaattaaacacaacacATTATAGCTTGATTAGCTTTTACCTCCTTATTTACAATAACAGCTGACAGCACTCCAATGCTGTTACTGGctaattaacaaaaaaactattttgtgGCCCTTAGCTGCACTCACCCAGCTCAAAGATGTGCAGCGGCATGGTGAGCCCAGGGTCCAGAACTCCTTCTAAGGGCCAAAAACTAGAACTGAACTCCTCACTGGGAGGCAGCAGCAAGAGGAGAGATATTTCATCACCAACCTGCACCAACTCCTGAGTGTACAACCGATACTGATATGCCttgggagagggggagagagagagagaacaaacatCAGAGCATTTTTAAATACTAGGCTTGTTTTTTGGAACAGTTCTGATTGGATTTTGGCTCCTGAATTGGATTAAACTCTTAAAGAAACTCATTTAAAGGGATAGTGTTTTTTCCTAATATTAGAATCTAACAGGAtatttttttgagaaaaaaacagctCCTCTATATCAGAGAGAAGATGTTGTTTAAACAACTGTACAGTGTGGCCTTTGTAATCTCACACAAGctgttacactgtaaaacaggATAAACcagcacatacaaaaacacaatcaggTGGATATTTGTTGACCATCTGGATAGAAACCCAGTCAGTAAAGCTGTGTGAATTCATTTGCTTCAATACTGGCTTTAAGATGCACATGTCAGCATTACTACTGTATGTGTTGACGTGCAGTGTGTTAGAAGAGTCCTCGAAGTTGTGAGGGGCCGAGTGAAGATAAGTGCTGACTTTGGCAGCAGAACCTACCCAGAAATCATTGCAACCTAACACATATCCCCTTTAaaacccacaaaaacaatggcaGACAAAGCAATTTATAACCTATTGCAATAACTTACCAGAAAAATTATGTTAAGTTTTTCTTTTGGTTAAAATTGAAAGTAGTAGTGTTACTGAGTCAGGAGTTTTTGGTCCTCATCATACATCTTCACGTATTAACATCACAAGTCTacgctcaaaaagaaggtccggcttgatatttaggtctcaaatgcgaAAGCAACATTATACTGGTGATGATATGATGACAAaagtagatttctttgaaaactctGTCAACATTCTCACTCAGTGAacggggtctgaagcacaaccaatattacaaaatgttcttccacatgttgcaTGCAAGCACACCTTTCCACCAGATGATTTCACCTGCTATAACGTCATTACTCTGCTAAGTCAGGTTGAATTTCAGGCAACACAGCTAACATCAACAAAA
This portion of the Pygocentrus nattereri isolate fPygNat1 chromosome 1, fPygNat1.pri, whole genome shotgun sequence genome encodes:
- the LOC108442563 gene encoding uncharacterized protein LOC108442563 isoform X1, which translates into the protein MCLESLKTTQHKENLSLHFTLQPCTWGDEPLLSFDPVTSPVCMMSTSVRDPPQRRRSLGPVSPKRIYRNLSVRLRGRDTPTEGEGSQGSNHHSKVAANYLSLWEAVESGDVLAVQTLLCKERVSEGGERGAQRERDGVEERERAVNSVNEQGLVPLDVAILTHNSPLLHVLVKAGARHNPNLSRPCDWSAKLDGLVSLAERRVEERRAELKAHGVKLLTQTDTHRELRLWTLRQELYTRMRERFHTMEPPGPPSAVGLQMLTDTALSVSITPPQEHIASLITTYRVEWSTCAGFTPLTGCGFITDTKNHVFHITGLSTGVQYYVRVCAYSIKGWGPPRNSSPPSTTPSSWRQCSSVKIRGNNQEAAMRKLLEQIREPTYRGYCTENPRQLNSAKRMSMSRGLKQFFHSATKFVRLLQRGAYLAVVFYQKDNILVTAEDQLPLVEIQCCSTSITQDFLWFAKLSCAWQQVSWLQQAMSSSLSSSSSLLQNRHCILRAINQLQSSLGSVDLGQVYFEPLKDHQGNVLLVTLREVVTSFTPADPHLHWSSLKHLEARWSRTHLLPEPTAVDTLTQQLRRKLEYHRRSLQRAQPGLYVGILKLCSSVEQLRVLVPQRLPNLLFNTRVRNNTHVSREEWSWLQRHLMGGVVTESPGHEADGLIDNAGVKEFVRDLRTAVTQLLTKLNIPLHRAYQYRLYTQELVQVGDEISLLLLLPPSEEFSSSFWPLEGVLDPGLTMPLHIFELVHFWAYSRDLLSLYCQAWVRLELDAYLAQQALREALDSKEVSESRERLSHITQLSQSVEAVWRERRWIMDVMQCVRSRQRLGAVPLHLIMGSQPIKSPHEEEVEQQLHLSQTHTHVLSTTADTVSSSDTHTHAGATAPVDIPGISEVTENERTHLCMSPSSYLTCTAISQSIPDTHHYGNEPSNHSSGTFHHSGNGIHHIHSCPEFSAFPSSSLSISEEEKEEKEDKEQNLGEETVELLENLNFQEENMELMSDLELVLENKDHTDLYANSVKNTDLESVQAPNQAFFCQNAFRNGDPDSALEDANCAAICASTVRKPDLEAVLLDTHHPTNCTTVVTYTDLESVHSANEIANAIRNVDLKTDHCANAVLNTDLGSAYCTYAFRDTDLKLVHCVNEDRDTDLELVHQANAVGDTDLETVHCANVVRDTDLESVLEVSVCVRTTERAAEEQQVTTRKHELETVCYTYVTRSTDLESIHCANAVINTDLKTAHCANALRDTDLELVHCDNANRHTDLELVHCDNAVTNADLELVCCANTVINMDLGSVHCANTVTDSDQKSVYCANADRDAKIELVHCGNSGRDTDPQSLDCANAVRDTDPESDQCVNAVRDTVLESIQCANAVRGSDPELVCCANAVKDTPPESVQCANAVRDTDPESVCCANAVKDSDLQSVQCANAVRDNDPESDQCVNAVRDTVLESIQCANAVRDTDPESVHYANAVRDSDLESVQCANAVRDTDPESVHYGNAVRDSDLESVQCANAVRDTDPESAHYANAVRDSDLESVQYANANRETDPESAHCANAVRDSDLESVQYANANRDTDPESAHCAYAVRDSDVESVQCVIGETDLESVLEASVYVGGIERSATVPQLTMTGCSLPTRILVEWVTTSSSQEVKQ
- the LOC108442563 gene encoding uncharacterized protein LOC108442563 isoform X2, which produces MCLESLKTTQHKENLSLHFTLQPCTWGDEPLLSFDPVTSPVCMMSTSVRDPPQRRRSLGPVSPKRIYRNLSVRLRGRDTPTEGEGSQGSNHHSKVAANYLSLWEAVESGDVLAVQTLLCKERVSEGGERGAQRERDGVEERERAVNSVNEQGLVPLDVAILTHNSPLLHVLVKAGARHNPNLSRPCDWSAKLDGLVSLAERRVEERRAELKAHGVKLLTQTDTHRELRLWTLRQELYTRMRERFHTMEPPGPPSAVGLQMLTDTALSVSITPPQEHIASLITTYRVEWSTCAGFTPLTGCGFITDTKNHVFHITGLSTGVQYYVRVCAYSIKGWGPPRNSSPPSTTPSSWRQCSSVKIRGNNQEAAMRKLLEQIREPTYRGYCTENPRQLNSAKRMSMSRGLKQFFHSATKFVRLLQRGAYLAVVFYQKDNILVTAEDQLPLVEIQCCSTSITQDFLWFAKLSCAWQQVSWLQQAMSSSLSSSSSLLQNRHCILRAINQLQSSLGSVDLGQVYFEPLKDHQGNVLLVTLREVVTSFTPADPHLHWSSLKHLEARWSRTHLLPEPTAVDTLTQQLRRKLEYHRRSLQRAQPGLYVGILKLCSSVEQLRVLVPQRLPNLLFNTRVRNNTHVSREEWSWLQRHLMGGVVTESPGHEADGLIDNAGVKEFVRDLRTAVTQLLTKLNIPLHRAYQYRLYTQELVQVGDEISLLLLLPPSEEFSSSFWPLEGVLDPGLTMPLHIFELVHFWAYSRDLLSLYCQAWVRLELDAYLAQQALREALDSKEVSESRERLSHITQLSQSVEAVWRERRWIMDVMQCVRSRQRLGAVPLHLIMGSQPIKSPHEEEVEQQLHLSQTHTHVLSTTDTVSSSDTHTHAGATAPVDIPGISEVTENERTHLCMSPSSYLTCTAISQSIPDTHHYGNEPSNHSSGTFHHSGNGIHHIHSCPEFSAFPSSSLSISEEEKEEKEDKEQNLGEETVELLENLNFQEENMELMSDLELVLENKDHTDLYANSVKNTDLESVQAPNQAFFCQNAFRNGDPDSALEDANCAAICASTVRKPDLEAVLLDTHHPTNCTTVVTYTDLESVHSANEIANAIRNVDLKTDHCANAVLNTDLGSAYCTYAFRDTDLKLVHCVNEDRDTDLELVHQANAVGDTDLETVHCANVVRDTDLESVLEVSVCVRTTERAAEEQQVTTRKHELETVCYTYVTRSTDLESIHCANAVINTDLKTAHCANALRDTDLELVHCDNANRHTDLELVHCDNAVTNADLELVCCANTVINMDLGSVHCANTVTDSDQKSVYCANADRDAKIELVHCGNSGRDTDPQSLDCANAVRDTDPESDQCVNAVRDTVLESIQCANAVRGSDPELVCCANAVKDTPPESVQCANAVRDTDPESVCCANAVKDSDLQSVQCANAVRDNDPESDQCVNAVRDTVLESIQCANAVRDTDPESVHYANAVRDSDLESVQCANAVRDTDPESVHYGNAVRDSDLESVQCANAVRDTDPESAHYANAVRDSDLESVQYANANRETDPESAHCANAVRDSDLESVQYANANRDTDPESAHCAYAVRDSDVESVQCVIGETDLESVLEASVYVGGIERSATVPQLTMTGCSLPTRILVEWVTTSSSQEVKQ
- the LOC108442563 gene encoding uncharacterized protein LOC108442563 isoform X3; amino-acid sequence: MMSTSVRDPPQRRRSLGPVSPKRIYRNLSVRLRGRDTPTEGEGSQGSNHHSKVAANYLSLWEAVESGDVLAVQTLLCKERVSEGGERGAQRERDGVEERERAVNSVNEQGLVPLDVAILTHNSPLLHVLVKAGARHNPNLSRPCDWSAKLDGLVSLAERRVEERRAELKAHGVKLLTQTDTHRELRLWTLRQELYTRMRERFHTMEPPGPPSAVGLQMLTDTALSVSITPPQEHIASLITTYRVEWSTCAGFTPLTGCGFITDTKNHVFHITGLSTGVQYYVRVCAYSIKGWGPPRNSSPPSTTPSSWRQCSSVKIRGNNQEAAMRKLLEQIREPTYRGYCTENPRQLNSAKRMSMSRGLKQFFHSATKFVRLLQRGAYLAVVFYQKDNILVTAEDQLPLVEIQCCSTSITQDFLWFAKLSCAWQQVSWLQQAMSSSLSSSSSLLQNRHCILRAINQLQSSLGSVDLGQVYFEPLKDHQGNVLLVTLREVVTSFTPADPHLHWSSLKHLEARWSRTHLLPEPTAVDTLTQQLRRKLEYHRRSLQRAQPGLYVGILKLCSSVEQLRVLVPQRLPNLLFNTRVRNNTHVSREEWSWLQRHLMGGVVTESPGHEADGLIDNAGVKEFVRDLRTAVTQLLTKLNIPLHRAYQYRLYTQELVQVGDEISLLLLLPPSEEFSSSFWPLEGVLDPGLTMPLHIFELVHFWAYSRDLLSLYCQAWVRLELDAYLAQQALREALDSKEVSESRERLSHITQLSQSVEAVWRERRWIMDVMQCVRSRQRLGAVPLHLIMGSQPIKSPHEEEVEQQLHLSQTHTHVLSTTADTVSSSDTHTHAGATAPVDIPGISEVTENERTHLCMSPSSYLTCTAISQSIPDTHHYGNEPSNHSSGTFHHSGNGIHHIHSCPEFSAFPSSSLSISEEEKEEKEDKEQNLGEETVELLENLNFQEENMELMSDLELVLENKDHTDLYANSVKNTDLESVQAPNQAFFCQNAFRNGDPDSALEDANCAAICASTVRKPDLEAVLLDTHHPTNCTTVVTYTDLESVHSANEIANAIRNVDLKTDHCANAVLNTDLGSAYCTYAFRDTDLKLVHCVNEDRDTDLELVHQANAVGDTDLETVHCANVVRDTDLESVLEVSVCVRTTERAAEEQQVTTRKHELETVCYTYVTRSTDLESIHCANAVINTDLKTAHCANALRDTDLELVHCDNANRHTDLELVHCDNAVTNADLELVCCANTVINMDLGSVHCANTVTDSDQKSVYCANADRDAKIELVHCGNSGRDTDPQSLDCANAVRDTDPESDQCVNAVRDTVLESIQCANAVRGSDPELVCCANAVKDTPPESVQCANAVRDTDPESVCCANAVKDSDLQSVQCANAVRDNDPESDQCVNAVRDTVLESIQCANAVRDTDPESVHYANAVRDSDLESVQCANAVRDTDPESVHYGNAVRDSDLESVQCANAVRDTDPESAHYANAVRDSDLESVQYANANRETDPESAHCANAVRDSDLESVQYANANRDTDPESAHCAYAVRDSDVESVQCVIGETDLESVLEASVYVGGIERSATVPQLTMTGCSLPTRILVEWVTTSSSQEVKQ